The DNA sequence CAGATGTCATGTGGGTGCTAGAAAGAGCACTCAAGGTGGACTTGCATCATTTCAACCCATGTTTCCTCCATTGAGCTCCAATTTGCAGGAAGGGTTTTATGACCAGGGTTAGGCAGAATGTGAAGTAAAGGCAGCTTAGAGGTCTGGGTCATCCCATTCTCTCACCCCTGCCATTCTGCCAGTTCAGCAGGGGGGCTTGTACAAGTCTAAATTGCTCCCTAAGCAAATTAAGAAGGTAGCCCTGTTTGTTTATCAGGGGTTAAGGATGACGGTTGCAGCTCAATAAAATGGATGAAAGCAGTTTTGCGTCCCCTCTTTCTCAATGGAATTGCTCTTCATTTGCATGGCATCACAAGCTGCACAGAAGGTGCGATTTTTCCCACAACCTGCTGGATCCCCTGGGTTTCTTACAACTTTATGGTCATGGAGACAAATTTCAGGGGAAACTGAGGACTGATAATGCAGAATAACCATGGTAAATTACCAAGGACTGTTAATCAATAGCAGACATCATCAATGTGAAAACACAGGGAGTCAATTGGTGGTTCCGGATGTTCTTTtactaaaatctttaaaaaaaaaaagctttatttggGATATTAAAGGTGTGTAGGTCTGTCGGACATTAAACGTGtatctttttgtttatttaacattaagATTTTGGGTTTAAATCTAATCAAATGTGTATTTTAGATCAAGGTACTGGTCAACATTtagtttttcatcatttttaatcacatttttcccTACTACTTTGCTTTAAAAGGTcgtaacaaattaattttaaattatttaaatattacaaaaatagctTAAAATTGTTATAGACTATAGCATGTCACAGCTGCTTGAAACATTTGCATACATCGagaaaaaaatggtgtagaaaccATTTTTGCTTAGAAACTGCtacatttcacaaacaattacaaagaaatggcaagtaacacattgaattaaacattcattttgaagTACAAAAAATGATATGTATATCAACCAATAATGAAATAGTGTATGCATATGGGTGAATGATTGCGTGatttgttgatgtttttaaatcccttttCAAAAATGAATGGCAAGCATAACATCCATTTCTATAAATGAAGATTTAATCTGTAATCTTCAGTCCGCTCTTTATTGTTTCTTAGCTTTAGATTCTAAATGTATACAAGTGGTCTCCTAAGTGGTTTATTTCGAAATGTCAGGAAGCTTTTTTTCCTTAATTGATTTCCATCCACTGAACTGGATTACACTGTTGGTCCATCACAGTTGAATGGCCCTAAACCAGCATACTTTAAAGTCAAAGAAACCTTCTGAAGCTCTGGCCTTTCTAGGAGTTTGACCTCTGCACCCTGGCTGAGCAACTAGCATAACATGAGGCCAAACACATGGCGTTATTGCACCAAAAACAATGCCAGCCTTTGCTAATGTACCTGCTTTACACATTTTTCAATGATGCGTGAGATGTGTCAAGCCAACGCTAATTAGAGGATAATTTTTGGCTGAATGGGTTAGAATTTTAAGatgcaattaatttgattaaaagggattggaaaatgtctttttttctcccCTCTGATCGTAATTTACAAAGGATTATAACTGCAGTAATGCATATCTCAGGCAGAGAGGAGTCATTAATAATCCTCCTCATCACAGACAAGAACATGATAGTGATCTCACTCCACAGACCCCCGGTTCTCGGTTTCTCACTACACAGTGCCCTCTGATCTTGGCTTTCGGCTCCTTGGAACCCTGTCTGCAAACACACATAGCACCCCTGCTCGGACAAAACAGATACCCCTCCAATCAGATTAAGCTACAGGGAGTTAAAGGTCTGAGATTAAACAAAAACACCTGAGCAAGGGTGAGGAGACCGGGCCAGGGAGCTGTAGTGTGTCCGGTTCAACCAGAGGAGAGACCAAACAGGGTAGCCCCCCTGGAGAGACAGTCCTACTGAGCTGTTGACCTGAGCTGTGCCATTCCAAACATTCTGGGGGGAGAGACCCAGTATCTCCATCTCACTCTGTACTGGTCTCTAACCAGAAGGGTTATGCAAACAATGGTGGTATTTATTATGATGCTATTGCATAATGACAAGTTGTTTCATACAAAGACCAAACTGGCCTAATTTTCTATGGACGAGTCCATTGAAACATCTAAAATGCTTCTGGAAAAGACCTGTTTGCAATTTTAAACTATGTATAGATGCCTTTTATACACATATGTCatgttttttaaagggatagttcacccaaaaatgaaatgacGCTATTATTTACTCACCAACATGTAATTTCAATCCTGAAATTACtgtatttcttctgtggaaaacaaaaaagatatttaaaaatatatatatataatgttccacagaacaaattattattatttcattttttggaaaattgCATATTAAAACAGAACATATTAGACAAAAGACGTTAGTATCCTAAGGTAAATTTATTAcaggtttttaaataaatatttccatcattaaaataattttacacatcctcaaataaaaatatatttatatttgtataaaaaaaacagacaaacaaaatgcAACAAAGAACAGAACCTTTTCCTACAGTCCATACAATACATTTATACACCTCGGAATTTACGGTTCAAACCACAGTAGGAAACCTGCGATAATCAAAATGTAGCTGccacatttaaatatgtatttaaagctCGGTTTGCTTTAACCGTGTTTATCTCCAGAGAGTTCCAGAATCAAGACCCAGAGAGGTTACTGAGAGATGAGCTGGGTATCTTATCGCTGGGTGGTCGAGAGGTGCCCCGGCTGCCTGTGTAACCGAATACAGCCTAGTGTTGTCAGTGCATTCTCTCAGGCCCTTCAAGTCCCCTTGAGCAGCAATACGAGTTATAAATGACTCTAAAACcatcaaaatcaaaatgaaacCATAGCAGAACAAGAGAGGACAGACGGATGAACTAAAATGTCAGCACTTACACGTCCCGTGCTTCGCTTTTCTATACTCTTACACAAGTCAGTACTAAAAGTCAGGGGTACAAAAAtagatctcttttttttctctctttttttctctctttttttttgttatttctggAAATTCATAGAAATCTAAAAGGTTAGGTATATTGTTGCTCAgtacaaaaaaatgtttgcaggAGTCAATGAGAGGAGTCTGTTCACGGTTTGAGAAAGTCTCTCGCTCTCTGTCCTCTCCTTTTCTCCGGCTTCACTCTTCAACGCTCTCCTGAGGAGCGGGTGCGTTTAGTCCGTCTGTTGAAAGGGTAGTTGATGAAATCAAAGGGTCTGTGCTCTGCGATTTGGTGTCCTTTGGGCAGCCTCTTCATGAAGTGGACTTCCCGCTGATGTTGCCTGGTTTTGGAGCCCTTGCGGGGTCTGCCTTTGCGTGTGAAGGCCATGTACCAGCCTTCATACTTCACATTCTGTAGAGCAGTGTAATTGTTCTCCAAGACTATCTCTGAGAAAATGCAGTCTTTCCCCTGACCGTTTCTCTGTGAGGACAAGATAAAGACAAAATTTTAGCTTAAGTTAGAAATATGAAGCTTATCTAAAAGTATTTCGGAAAAGGTCTGCTCCAGTTTACATAGGGCTTCCCCACACGCACACAGCATATGCTTAAGTCATTACGATCCAAGATCAAGAGAAAGAAATGACAGCAGAAGCCAATGACTTTCCCCTTTCAGTAAACACCAGTGCGGATTTTTTCCtcaaaaatttttataaaatgtgttcATTATGAAGACAGAAACCTTACAGTGTTGAGTTCAGAAtctattactgtaatatttacgTTTCTTCAAGGCATTGAACAACAGAAACGCTATATAGTTTAGTTTTTTCCTCTTATAGATGCACTGCATCATTTTACGTTCATAACAACAGGGCCTTAAAACATTATCCGGCCAGTAAATGCAAATGGGGTAAGGAGCCAAACCTTTCCCCAGCCTCTTAACAAAATGGCCTGTTTAAATTCTCAAATCCAAAATGCTTGCATATTAACCAATAAAAAGCTACAACAGAAAAAACCCTCTCTCATGCAGGCTGTCGTTGGGCGGCCAATATGTCAGATAGCATAAGATCAGGGGTGCCAAGCAGATGGTCCACCTGGCAGGGTGCTGGGAGGTGGGGGCCGAACCTCCATCCCACTTTATTACCATTCACAGCAAGGAGAAGGCACAAATCCACATTGGAACAAGAGTAGCCAGCTAAAAAAAGGAAGATAGATCCCATTCTTCACACTCCATTTTACCTACCGGTACTGCAACCAGAAATTCTCTGGTGCCCACTAACAGAAAAGACAAAACTCTTTGTTTGATTTTTTGAACAATCTccttaataatcataaaatcagGGACGTCCACAAGCAATTGAATGTTAAAACTACTACATGACTATATGAGTGATGTTTCTGAATTTCTGATTTATCTGGTATATCGCTCACTTTCTCTTCTTATTCTCATTCATCAAAAACCTTTCAATCTGGACAGAAAAATGACAGATACATATGctgtgtttgtgttacagattaTGTAAACTGAGCACTATTATCAGTTATAGAATGATtatataatgacttttttttcatacCTTGCCAATCAGTTTCCCTCTCCTGTTCATGCAGATGTAGAATCCCGTTTCAGCTCCTTTAATTCGAACTCGACTCCCAAATGTATCCGTCTCCACTATGAGCTtggctggaagaaaaaaaaaaagacgttttttattattattattattagatgttGTGATTTGGAAAATCTAAATTACCATCAGTCAATCAATAGGAACATTTCACGagtaaacacacatgcacatatgcaCACAGAGATATACCGGCATAAACAGGTGAAATCTAAAGGGACTACTTTTAGGATTTTTGTAAGCTTAAATTCCAGCAGAATGATAAAAACATGTGCACTTCAATTCTTCTGGAAGGAACCAAATGCTCCCTGGCAGGACTCTCGACGTTTTAccttttatgtaagtacataaaCAATATCTGAATGATTATATCATCCATGttacaaaaagcaaacaaacaaacaaaaaacctctgaaatatttcagtaatatgcaccatttattttattttttttataataataaatacaaataataatcaatttaaaactaattatgaaatttattataagaaaacaTATTACAAGAAAATCAGGGCAGTGACTGCAGGGAAGCTGACTTTCCATGATATATATCCTCCATGCCAAGATTTAGCACTTGCAGCTATTCTCTGATTCAGCCCCTGTACTCTGAGTGATTGTAAAGAGCTACGGTTCAAATGGAGGGGGTCAGATAACCTGCTGGTGAAGAGCCCAACCACAAGCCCAGAGCCAGGCACTGGCCCGAACTAACAGCCCTGCTGTCTCTACAACATGCTCAGGTGACATGGATGTCACCAAAACCATGCAGAGCTAGAGCCAGGCTTCCAAAAATACCACAACAGAGCTGGTAATTACTGGGTTTGAATGTGGCAAAAACATGCAAGTAAGACATACAAATAATACAGATCTGATTTAGATAAAGTAACAAATATGCaggtgaaatgtttttattttgttcatgtttatgtatttgacatttttttgtgaGGAGCTTACACAATATTTTATCCAAACTTATGATTGTATAAATTATCATATTATACAAACAGAACACTTTATCACTGATGTATTATTTCAGAAAACCAAAGATACACATTAATCATAAAACTGATCCTTGAAATACTTAAAGCAGTTAGATAGGGTATTTAGGTTCTATGAGATCTCTCATCAGGACAGAATGACCATAAAGCAAACATTAGGGTTAGAATTCGGCTAGACATATTTTCATCCTGAGCTGGTCAGGAGAGGAGGGGAACTTTCTTCAGGAAATGTTCAGAAGGTTGAAGTAAGATGAGTTCTAATGGCTCTTCCAGACCCGCACGTCTCTCTAGAGACTCACCTTCAACAATCTAgaatacatttcacattttttgcACTCTACTGCTTTTTTAACTTCACCAACTCACAAGGTGCCCAACAATTAAACTGCAGTGTACCACAGAGATCCACAAAATAAGAGTAATCCGTTTTGTTATCTAGTTTTTCAGAAAACAGGTGTAGTGGGACTTTGGATACACTGTGATTTGTAAGAACCAACAATGAAAAAGCTTTTTGATCTCTGAAGAACCATATAGCCGAGACCCCAATGCGGCTAAAAAGAACAACTTGTGTTCTTCAAtgtatttcacaaaatatttgcatgcaaaatgaatttaaaataattcctCACAACGCCAAAGCATCACAAAAGGTTTCATGGCTTGAATAAAGAGACTTTATGATTTGATGCGAGACAAATAAGGAGGATGGTCTTACCATGAGAGTCACCATCCTCGGCCATGGCGTTGATTTTCTTGTTGGCCAGAACTTGCACGTGTTTGCCACTGGTTCGACTGTAAAGCTGGTAGGTCCGGATTAGTCTACGGCTGACCCGGTCCGTCACCTTACTTTGCTCACTCACATGCTGTGTAAAATTAGGCGAGGACTGAATGGTTACCTGTCAGAAATTAAATCCCATATAATCAATACCTGCACAAATTGCTTCATCATTCGTTCATAGTAGCCTATAAATTACACCGCGCTCCAATGTGATGATTTAAAATAGTCCTAATGCAATCGAAATTAGAAAAAGGTATCCGTAACGTATTcacttaatttttacattttggattttAGAAAACAAAATGCGCTGTTAAGAAAAGTGTCGTTTGTggcttaaaattaattacatttcaagCCAAACTGTCCTATACGCCGAAGTTGAGCACTTTATGTTGTTATGGTCCCACGACATGTTTTATCATTGACTCAAAGCTGGCATACTTCACGCGCTCATGCCCACGCGCCTGTGCCAGAATGTTAGTGTTACCTGCCAGGTTACAGCGCCCACTGTGATACCCATCTGATAAGAACATCCTTTCCCATCGCTCTTTTACTGCCTTTTAATTTAACGGCTATACGTGCATTTCTATTCAAAACAACTGTATACTAATCTTAATTTAGGAGCGCGTGTTTACGCATCCTCTAGCTCTAATAAAGTATCTAAGTATGGGATTAATATATTAGAGTAATTGTGTTTTTCTTTAACAATATATGTAGTTTATCTAACAATATGTATaggtaaattaaaataacagGAAATAAGCATATTAAAAGATGTTGCACATACCTGAGCATAGTAGCAAAACGCAAAGAGGTGAAGAAATCTGCAAAAGAGAAAATCTCACATTAGACTTTGGAAAGCGAAGCTGTGAACGTGTGAAAAGAAATAATGAAGGAAATATACTTACAGATAACTCAGTCGTGATGGAATGAGTCTCATGTTGCTGGATTGGAAGGGCCTCACAGAAAAAAGAGTGTAATTTGCAgaagttttaaaaacaaaaatcaggTTTTCCAGTTGAAACGTATAAAGTCCTGCGTTGTTATCCAAACTGTGACTCGCAACATATGATGAAAAGATCAACTGGCAAATTACTAGATCTGCTGATCAGAAGCAGAACAAATATGTCCAGGACGTTATTTTCAGACTGACACGAGTGACAAATATCAGCACTAACTGGATTTCCTTCATAAACACGAGAACGTCAAATAAGTGCACTTAACGCATAACTCACAGCATGTAAACGATTTACTTTTCAAGTTTTAGCGAAAGAGCTTCTAATGCACCTAATCATACAGATCAAGTCCCGTGCTCCATGAAGATGATGAGCGCAGCAGAAATAGATCCTTTGGCGTTTGATTCAGTCTGAC is a window from the Carassius gibelio isolate Cgi1373 ecotype wild population from Czech Republic chromosome A13, carGib1.2-hapl.c, whole genome shotgun sequence genome containing:
- the fgf8a gene encoding fibroblast growth factor 8 isoform X2, translated to MRLIPSRLSYLFLHLFAFCYYAQHVSEQSKVTDRVSRRLIRTYQLYSRTSGKHVQVLANKKINAMAEDGDSHAKLIVETDTFGSRVRIKGAETGFYICMNRRGKLIGKRNGQGKDCIFSEIVLENNYTALQNVKYEGWYMAFTRKGRPRKGSKTRQHQREVHFMKRLPKGHQIAEHRPFDFINYPFNRRTKRTRSSGER
- the fgf8a gene encoding fibroblast growth factor 8 isoform X1 codes for the protein MRLIPSRLSYLFLHLFAFCYYAQVTIQSSPNFTQHVSEQSKVTDRVSRRLIRTYQLYSRTSGKHVQVLANKKINAMAEDGDSHAKLIVETDTFGSRVRIKGAETGFYICMNRRGKLIGKRNGQGKDCIFSEIVLENNYTALQNVKYEGWYMAFTRKGRPRKGSKTRQHQREVHFMKRLPKGHQIAEHRPFDFINYPFNRRTKRTRSSGER